One Polyangiaceae bacterium DNA window includes the following coding sequences:
- the recA gene encoding recombinase RecA produces MEMVEKSKAVKTAVGSIEKQYGKGTIMPLGDQTVTSARFIGSGSIALGQALGIGGYPRGRIIEIYGPESGGKTTLTLHAIREAQREGGVAAFIDAEHAFDINYAKAIGVDTDKLLFSQPDCGEQALEIAEMLVRCGGVDIVVVDSVAALVPKAEIDGDMGEAHMGLQARLMSQALRKLTAVVNRTDTVLVFINQLRHKIGVQFGSPETTTGGNALKFYASVRMDVRRIGTVKVGDEAVGSRTRVKVVKNKMAAPFKEAEFDLRWGKGIDEAADLIDYGCQLGVIEKSGAHMSFGGEHLGQGRERSREAILADPRLMSALRTAIMVSMEKQAHTNRAKETQN; encoded by the coding sequence ATGGAAATGGTCGAAAAGTCGAAGGCAGTCAAAACCGCAGTTGGCTCCATCGAAAAGCAATACGGCAAAGGTACCATCATGCCCCTCGGTGACCAGACAGTGACGAGCGCACGTTTCATTGGTTCGGGCTCGATTGCGCTCGGTCAAGCGCTCGGCATTGGCGGATATCCTCGCGGTCGCATCATCGAGATATACGGCCCGGAAAGCGGCGGCAAGACGACGCTTACATTGCACGCCATTCGGGAAGCGCAACGCGAGGGAGGCGTCGCGGCGTTCATCGATGCCGAGCATGCGTTCGACATCAATTACGCGAAGGCGATCGGCGTGGACACGGACAAGCTCCTTTTTTCGCAACCGGATTGCGGCGAACAGGCGCTCGAAATCGCGGAAATGCTCGTTCGCTGCGGCGGCGTCGATATCGTCGTCGTCGATTCCGTTGCGGCGCTCGTGCCCAAGGCGGAAATCGACGGTGACATGGGCGAGGCGCACATGGGTCTGCAAGCTCGGCTCATGAGCCAAGCATTGCGGAAGCTCACTGCCGTGGTGAATCGCACCGATACCGTGCTCGTGTTCATCAATCAGCTTCGTCACAAGATTGGTGTGCAGTTTGGCAGTCCGGAGACGACGACGGGCGGCAATGCATTGAAGTTTTACGCGAGCGTCCGCATGGATGTTCGTCGCATCGGAACCGTGAAAGTCGGCGATGAAGCGGTCGGTTCACGCACGCGTGTCAAGGTGGTGAAAAATAAAATGGCCGCGCCATTCAAGGAAGCCGAATTCGACCTGCGCTGGGGCAAGGGCATCGACGAAGCTGCGGACCTCATTGATTACGGGTGTCAGCTCGGCGTCATCGAGAAAAGCGGCGCGCACATGTCGTTTGGCGGAGAACACCTCGGGCAGGGGCGCGAGCGATCGCGTGAGGCGATCTTGGCGGATCCGCGCCTCATGTCGGCACTTCGCACGGCAATCATGGTGAGCATGGAAAAACAAGCGCACACCAATCGTGCGAAGGAAACGCAGAACTGA
- a CDS encoding single-stranded DNA-binding protein: MSDGMNKVFLLGNLGTEPELRYSSGGTAVMHFRMATNESFLDRNRDLTERTEWHSVVMFGSRAEGIARVLTKGTCVLVEGTLRTSSYEKDGVKRYRTEIHARDIRFTGSGPRMPDISPSLREPDESFVPEEMTPLPEESPVVIDERPAASTTRSHRSRRGAASAHRMPVHEVEPYPH; this comes from the coding sequence ATGAGCGACGGAATGAACAAGGTTTTTCTCCTCGGCAACCTCGGCACGGAACCGGAGCTGCGATACTCGTCCGGCGGCACGGCGGTGATGCATTTTCGCATGGCGACCAATGAATCGTTTCTCGACCGCAATCGCGATCTGACGGAACGAACCGAATGGCACAGCGTCGTCATGTTCGGGTCGCGCGCCGAAGGGATTGCGCGGGTGCTGACGAAAGGAACGTGCGTGCTCGTCGAAGGGACCTTGCGGACGTCTTCGTATGAAAAAGACGGCGTGAAACGTTATCGAACCGAAATTCACGCGCGGGACATCCGTTTTACCGGCAGTGGTCCACGAATGCCGGACATTTCTCCGTCGCTACGCGAGCCCGACGAAAGCTTCGTACCCGAGGAAATGACGCCGCTGCCCGAGGAGTCGCCGGTCGTCATCGACGAGCGACCTGCAGCGTCGACGACGCGTTCGCATCGCAGTCGGCGAGGGGCCGCATCGGCGCATCGAATGCCCGTGCACGAGGTCGAGCCGTACCCGCACTGA
- a CDS encoding arginase family protein, with protein sequence MTPSEELAILLRPAAGGIHLVSTGRAEQLAIQRALYRVSSDAEVDAAFRAAIDRIASARGIILGIPSDVGGGVVRGANWGPQAIRARLIEEHPEWPAVAESLGIVDIGDVFVVPQLLHDDMLGEAQKSASRKAVYPSVAPAVSARLPVSPLSIAERALDLVFQINPKVKPFVIGGDHSTAWPVAVALSRHRQDRWGIVQPDAHTDLLPERLGVKICFGTWSYHANELLGRDGRLVQVGIRATRHDRGHWESNLGVRQFWAKECLENPSGAIEAIIAHLRERRITGVYFSNDIDGTDAAWADATGTPEPGGLEPDFLVELIRRLGRDIGIIAGDIMEVAPPLRPKPDSERRTVGLAVRYFEETIRAALGT encoded by the coding sequence ATGACCCCGTCCGAAGAGCTCGCGATCCTCTTGCGTCCCGCCGCCGGCGGCATTCACCTCGTTTCCACCGGGCGCGCTGAGCAGCTTGCCATTCAGCGCGCTCTCTATCGAGTTTCGAGTGATGCGGAAGTCGACGCTGCGTTTCGTGCCGCGATTGATCGCATTGCATCGGCGCGCGGTATCATCCTCGGCATTCCATCCGATGTTGGTGGAGGTGTCGTGCGCGGGGCAAACTGGGGCCCCCAAGCCATTCGAGCTCGTCTCATCGAAGAACATCCCGAATGGCCGGCTGTTGCAGAAAGCCTTGGCATCGTCGATATTGGCGATGTGTTCGTCGTGCCGCAACTACTCCACGACGACATGCTCGGCGAGGCTCAAAAGAGTGCGTCCCGTAAAGCGGTTTATCCGTCGGTCGCGCCGGCCGTGAGCGCGCGTTTGCCCGTATCACCTCTTTCCATTGCCGAACGAGCGCTCGATCTCGTTTTTCAAATCAATCCAAAAGTCAAACCTTTCGTCATCGGTGGCGACCATTCCACGGCATGGCCAGTCGCCGTGGCACTGTCGCGTCATCGCCAGGATCGATGGGGTATCGTGCAGCCCGACGCGCATACGGATCTTTTGCCCGAACGTCTGGGCGTCAAAATATGTTTTGGCACGTGGTCGTACCACGCCAATGAGCTCCTCGGGCGCGATGGCAGGCTCGTGCAGGTGGGAATTCGAGCAACACGCCACGATCGCGGTCATTGGGAATCGAATCTGGGTGTGCGGCAGTTTTGGGCCAAAGAATGCTTGGAAAATCCCAGCGGGGCCATTGAAGCCATCATTGCTCATTTGCGAGAGCGTCGGATCACGGGCGTTTACTTTTCCAATGACATCGATGGCACGGACGCAGCCTGGGCCGATGCAACGGGCACGCCCGAGCCTGGAGGCCTCGAGCCTGATTTCCTCGTCGAGCTCATTCGGCGTCTTGGCCGAGACATAGGAATCATTGCAGGCGACATCATGGAAGTTGCGCCGCCCTTGCGCCCAAAACCCGACAGCGAGCGGCGCACCGTGGGGCTTGCCGTTAGGTACTTTGAAGAAACGATTCGAGCAGCTCTGGGAACGTAG